One Xiphophorus maculatus strain JP 163 A chromosome 10, X_maculatus-5.0-male, whole genome shotgun sequence genomic region harbors:
- the LOC102233629 gene encoding oocyte zinc finger protein XlCOF6.1-like yields the protein MTEMMKVEADEPEGFSLEPPVPATSTSELEEETQDSKDLVHQMLVIKKEVPHDWNPTLDLQDQEPHHTKEENKELWVHQKEEQLTVKTEDEEKPQLSELHQIKTEDERKTKTGGENCGGPESGRKAAVLRSSQQSKVMVSKRAKRSKLRSKRASQISVHTGEKPFGCNICGKRFRHKPYVKLHMMIHTGIREHSCDFCGKGFKEKRCLQTHMRLHTGEKPFACDDCGRRFHAKTSLRSHLEVHSEENPFSCDVCGSRFKRNGNLKKHMRIHTAERPFVCSVCSKGFSQQIHLKSHMTVHTGEKPFTCRVCSKEFSRQGNLKRHMSVHTGEKQFICGVCSKGFSKQNYLKNHMECHTAPFSCSDCGKCFMEEMQLKLHMRLHTEARPFGCDVCKIRFNKKYNLNSHMRLHLGEKPFACRVCSKGFSRHGDLKKHMCVHEGFS from the exons ATGACTGAGATGATGAAGGTTGAAGCAGATGAGCCTGAAGGGTTCAGTTTAGAGCCACCTGTACCTGCGACATCCACATCAGAACTGGAGGAGGAAACACAAGACAGCAAAGATCTCG TCCATCAGATGTTGGTGATCAAAAAAGAAGTTCCCCATGACTGGAACCCCACTTTGGACCTGCAAGACCAAGAGCCCCACCACACTAAGGAAGAAAATAAGGAACTATGGGTTCATCAGAAGGAAGAGCAACTTACTGTGAAGACTGAGGATGAAGAGAAACCTCAGTTATCAGAGCTTCATCAGATTAAAACTGAAGACGAAAGGAAGACAAAAACTGGAGGGGAGAACTGTGGAGGACCAGAATCAGGCAGAAAAGCAGCTGTATTACGCTCTTCACAACAAAGTAAGGTGATGGTGAGCAAAAGAGCTAAAAGATCTAAACTGCGTTCCAAACGTGCCTCTCAGATTAGCGtgcacacaggagagaaaccatTTGGTTGCAATATTTGTGGCAAAAGATTCAGGCACAAGCCTTATGTTAAGCtacacatgatgattcacactggaaTAAGAGAACATAGCTGCGATTTTTGTGGTAAAGGCTTTAAAGAAAAACGTTGTCTTCAGACACATATGAGGCTCCACACTGGAGAGAAACCATTTGCCTGTGATGATTGTGGTAGAAGGTTTCACGCAAAGACAAGTCTGAGGAGTCACTTGGAGGTCCATTCAGAAGAAAATCCATTTTCCTGTGATGTTTGCGGTTCAAGATTTAAAAGGAATGGAAATCTTAAAAAGCACATGAGGATCCACACTGCAGAGAGACCTTTTGTTTGTAGTGTTTGTAGTAAAGGATTTTCACAACAAATTCATCTAAAAAGCCACATGACTGTTCACACGGGAGAGAAACCATTCACCTGTAGGGTTTGCAGTAAAGAATTTTCACGACAAGGAAATCTAAAGAGGCACATGAGCgttcacacaggagagaagcagtttatttgtggtgtttgtagtaaaggattttcaaagcaaaactaTCTCAAAAATCACATGGAGTGTCACACTGCACCATTTAGTTGCAGTGACTGCGGTAAATGTTTCATGGAGGAAATGCAGTTGAAGCTGCATATGAGACTTCACACTGAAGCGCGTCCGTTTGGTTGTGACGTCTGTAAAATCaggtttaacaaaaaatataatctcAACAGTCACATGAGGCTCCATCTAGGAGAAAAACCATTTGCCTGTAGAGTTTGTAGTAAAGGATTTTCACGACATGGAGATCTGAAGAAACATATGTGTGTTCACGAGGGTTTTAGctaa
- the LOC111609887 gene encoding gastrula zinc finger protein XlCGF57.1-like isoform X2 has protein sequence MSEMKVETDDPGGLSLEPPKPAASTTEYGKDLNYQTLVIKEEVTHDWSSSLNQQDQDPSLIKEEEEEQWISQEEEQLIVKIEDEEKPQVSELQHIKTEDGKETESLTSNTTAQMEMEPCGEDSRGPEPDRNLNSLCSFQQSKMKVHKRGKRSKLCSKLTAQIRVYAGERPFGCNVCGKRFKNKTHIRLHMMIHTGKREYCCDLCGKGFKEKHCLQVHMRLHTGERPFACDDCGRRFHAKTNLKTHMKVHSEEKPFSCDVCSTRFKRKETLKKHTMIHTAEKTFFCSICGKGFSLQKSLRTHMCLHTGEKPFVCSVCSKGFALQENLKRHMSSHTGEKPFICGVCSKGFSLRQNLKSHMHVHTGEKPFICSFCSKGFYRHGDLRRHMSVHTGEKAFICSICSKGFSQQIHLKNHMRVHTGETPFVCSVCSKGFSLQENLKRHMHVHTGEKQFICDICSKGFSQQGTLKRHMSVHTGEKQFTCSVCGKGFSKQNYLKSHMEVHTAPFSCNECSKRFVNEIQLERHGRVHTEERPYGCDICKSRFNQKGQLQNHMRVHSGEKPFVCDVCRKGFSQHGNLKRHMSVHEGCK, from the exons ATGTCTGAGATGAAGGTTGAGACAGACGACCCCGGAGGGCTCAGTTTGGAGCCCCCCAAACCTGCAGCATCCACGACAGAATACGGCAAAGATCTCA aCTATCAGACGTTGGTAATTAAAGAAGAGGTTACCCATGATTGGAGCTCGAGTTTGAACCAACAGGACCAAGATCCCTCACTCataaaggaggaagaggaggaacagTGGATCagtcaggaggaagagcagctcATTGTGAAGATTGAAGATGAGGAGAAACCTCAGGTATCTGAGCTTCaacatataaaaactgaagacgGTAAAGAGACTGAATCTTTAACAAGCAACACAACCGCGCAGATGGAAATGGAACCTTGTGGAGAGGACAGTagaggaccagaaccagacagaaactTAAATTCACTTTGTTCTTTTCAACAAAGTAAGATGAAGGTTCACAAAAGAGGTAAAAGATCTAAACTGTGCTCCAAACTTACTGCTCAGATTAGAGTCTATGCAGGAGAAAGGCCATTTGGTTGCAATGTTTGTGGTAAAAGATTCAAAAATAAGACTCATATTCGATTacacatgatgattcatactggaAAGAGAGAATATTGCTGTGATCTTTGTGGTAAAGGATTTAAAGAAAAGCACTGCCTTCAGGTACATATGAGACTTCATACCGGAGAGAGGCCATTTGCATGTGATGACTGTGGTAGAAGGTTCCACgcaaaaacaaatcttaaaactCACATGAAAGTCCATTCAGAAGAAAAACCATTTTCCTGTGATGTTTGTAGTACAAGATTTAAAAGGAAGGAAACACTGAAGAAGCACACAATGATCCACACTGcagagaaaacctttttttgtagTATTTGTGGGAAAGgattttcattacaaaaaagTCTGAGGACTCACATGTGTcttcacacaggagagaaaccgTTTGTTTGTAGTGTTTGCAGTAAAGGATTTGCATTACAGGAGAATCTAAAGAGACACATGTCTTCTCACACTGgagaaaaaccatttatttgtGGTGTCTGCAGTAAAGGGTTTTCATTACGGCAAAATCTAAAGAGCCACATGCATGTTCACACAGGGGAGAAACCATTTATTTGCAGCTTTTGTAGTAAGGGATTTTATAGACACGGAGATCTGAGGAGACATATGAGTGTTCATACAGGGGAGAAAGCGTTCATTTGTAGTATTTGCAGTAAAGGATTTTCACAACAAATTCATTTGAAGAATCACATGCGTGTTCACACAGGAGAGACGCCATTTGTTTGTAGTGTTTGTAGTAAGGGATTTTCACTGCAGGAGAATCTAAAAAGACACATGCATGTTCACACAGGAGAAAAGCAGTTTATTTGTGATATCTGCAGTAAAGGATTTTCACAGCAAGGGACCTTAAAGAGACACATGAGTGTTCACACTGGAGAAAAACAGTTCACTTGTAGTGTTTGTGGTAAAGgtttttcaaagcaaaattaTCTTAAAAGCCACATGGAGGTTCACACCGCACCATTTAGCTGCAATGAATGCAGTAAACGTTTTGTGAATGAAATCCAGTTAGAGCGACATGGAAGAGTCCACACTGAGGAGAGACCATATGGCTGTGACATCTGTAAGAGCAGATTTAATCAAAAGGGTCAACTTCAGAATCACATGAGGGTTCATTCAGGAGAGAAACCATTTGTTTGTGATGTTTGCAGAAAAGGATTTTCGCAACATGGAAATCTGAAGAGACACATGAGTGTTCATGAAGGCTGCAAGTAA
- the LOC111609887 gene encoding gastrula zinc finger protein XlCGF57.1-like isoform X1, giving the protein MSEMKVETDDPGGLSLEPPKPAASTTEYGKDLSKFYYQTLVIKEEVTHDWSSSLNQQDQDPSLIKEEEEEQWISQEEEQLIVKIEDEEKPQVSELQHIKTEDGKETESLTSNTTAQMEMEPCGEDSRGPEPDRNLNSLCSFQQSKMKVHKRGKRSKLCSKLTAQIRVYAGERPFGCNVCGKRFKNKTHIRLHMMIHTGKREYCCDLCGKGFKEKHCLQVHMRLHTGERPFACDDCGRRFHAKTNLKTHMKVHSEEKPFSCDVCSTRFKRKETLKKHTMIHTAEKTFFCSICGKGFSLQKSLRTHMCLHTGEKPFVCSVCSKGFALQENLKRHMSSHTGEKPFICGVCSKGFSLRQNLKSHMHVHTGEKPFICSFCSKGFYRHGDLRRHMSVHTGEKAFICSICSKGFSQQIHLKNHMRVHTGETPFVCSVCSKGFSLQENLKRHMHVHTGEKQFICDICSKGFSQQGTLKRHMSVHTGEKQFTCSVCGKGFSKQNYLKSHMEVHTAPFSCNECSKRFVNEIQLERHGRVHTEERPYGCDICKSRFNQKGQLQNHMRVHSGEKPFVCDVCRKGFSQHGNLKRHMSVHEGCK; this is encoded by the exons ATGTCTGAGATGAAGGTTGAGACAGACGACCCCGGAGGGCTCAGTTTGGAGCCCCCCAAACCTGCAGCATCCACGACAGAATACGGCAAAGATCTCAGTAAATTCT aCTATCAGACGTTGGTAATTAAAGAAGAGGTTACCCATGATTGGAGCTCGAGTTTGAACCAACAGGACCAAGATCCCTCACTCataaaggaggaagaggaggaacagTGGATCagtcaggaggaagagcagctcATTGTGAAGATTGAAGATGAGGAGAAACCTCAGGTATCTGAGCTTCaacatataaaaactgaagacgGTAAAGAGACTGAATCTTTAACAAGCAACACAACCGCGCAGATGGAAATGGAACCTTGTGGAGAGGACAGTagaggaccagaaccagacagaaactTAAATTCACTTTGTTCTTTTCAACAAAGTAAGATGAAGGTTCACAAAAGAGGTAAAAGATCTAAACTGTGCTCCAAACTTACTGCTCAGATTAGAGTCTATGCAGGAGAAAGGCCATTTGGTTGCAATGTTTGTGGTAAAAGATTCAAAAATAAGACTCATATTCGATTacacatgatgattcatactggaAAGAGAGAATATTGCTGTGATCTTTGTGGTAAAGGATTTAAAGAAAAGCACTGCCTTCAGGTACATATGAGACTTCATACCGGAGAGAGGCCATTTGCATGTGATGACTGTGGTAGAAGGTTCCACgcaaaaacaaatcttaaaactCACATGAAAGTCCATTCAGAAGAAAAACCATTTTCCTGTGATGTTTGTAGTACAAGATTTAAAAGGAAGGAAACACTGAAGAAGCACACAATGATCCACACTGcagagaaaacctttttttgtagTATTTGTGGGAAAGgattttcattacaaaaaagTCTGAGGACTCACATGTGTcttcacacaggagagaaaccgTTTGTTTGTAGTGTTTGCAGTAAAGGATTTGCATTACAGGAGAATCTAAAGAGACACATGTCTTCTCACACTGgagaaaaaccatttatttgtGGTGTCTGCAGTAAAGGGTTTTCATTACGGCAAAATCTAAAGAGCCACATGCATGTTCACACAGGGGAGAAACCATTTATTTGCAGCTTTTGTAGTAAGGGATTTTATAGACACGGAGATCTGAGGAGACATATGAGTGTTCATACAGGGGAGAAAGCGTTCATTTGTAGTATTTGCAGTAAAGGATTTTCACAACAAATTCATTTGAAGAATCACATGCGTGTTCACACAGGAGAGACGCCATTTGTTTGTAGTGTTTGTAGTAAGGGATTTTCACTGCAGGAGAATCTAAAAAGACACATGCATGTTCACACAGGAGAAAAGCAGTTTATTTGTGATATCTGCAGTAAAGGATTTTCACAGCAAGGGACCTTAAAGAGACACATGAGTGTTCACACTGGAGAAAAACAGTTCACTTGTAGTGTTTGTGGTAAAGgtttttcaaagcaaaattaTCTTAAAAGCCACATGGAGGTTCACACCGCACCATTTAGCTGCAATGAATGCAGTAAACGTTTTGTGAATGAAATCCAGTTAGAGCGACATGGAAGAGTCCACACTGAGGAGAGACCATATGGCTGTGACATCTGTAAGAGCAGATTTAATCAAAAGGGTCAACTTCAGAATCACATGAGGGTTCATTCAGGAGAGAAACCATTTGTTTGTGATGTTTGCAGAAAAGGATTTTCGCAACATGGAAATCTGAAGAGACACATGAGTGTTCATGAAGGCTGCAAGTAA
- the LOC111609888 gene encoding oocyte zinc finger protein XlCOF6.1-like yields the protein MSEIIKVEAAEPGGISVEPSISAESTSELEEETQDSKEIIQQIVVIKEEVPHDWNPNLDQEDTESPDMKEEVNKLWINEDGELQSENKEESQLLEASSSSSAKTKTEHNGEDRREPELDNNPDPTGSTQQSKMLVPKRGKVSKLNSTLMAQIGIHAGEKPFSCKICGKRLKHLTSIKLHLMTHNGNIEHICDFCGKGFKEKSSLRTHIRLHTGEKPFACDNCGRRFHEKAKLKTHLKVHSVEQPFSCDVCGTRFKRKENIKKHMRIHTAEKPFVCSVCRKRFSRQETLKRHMHVHTGEKRFMCNVCSKGFALKHHLKNHMEVHTAPFSCGDCSKCFVNEIQLERHVRVHSEERPFGCDICKTRFYQKCQLENHMRVHSGEKPFVCTVCSKAFSRLGNLKKHMEVHRGYKE from the exons ATGTCCGAGATAATAAAGGTTGAAGCAGCTGAACCTGGAGGGATCAGCGTGGAGCCCTCCATTTCTGCAGAGTCCACATCAGAACTGGAGGAGGAAACACAAGACAGCAAAGAAATCA TCCAGCAGATTGTTGTGATTAAAGAAGAGGTTCCCCATGACTGGAACCCCAATTTGGACCAAGAGGACACAGAGTCCCCAGATATgaaggaggaagtgaacaaactGTGGATCAATGAGGATGGAGAGCTGCAGAGTGAAAATAAAGAGGAATCTCAATTATTAGAAgcttccagcagcagctcagctaAGACGAAAACAGAACATAATGGAGAGGACCGTAGAGAACCAGAACTTGACAACAACCCAGATCCAACAGGTTCCACTCAACAAAGTAAGATGTTGGTTCCCAAAAGAGGTAAAGTATCTAAACTGAATTCAACACTTATGGCTCAGATTGGAATCCATGCAGGAGAGAAGCCGTTTAGTTGCAAAATTTGTGGCAAAAGATTAAAGCATTTGACTTCAATTAAATTACACCTAATGACACACAATGGCAATATAGAACATATCTGTGATTTTTGTGGGAAAGGGTTTAAAGAAAAGAGTTCTCTTCGGACACATATAAGActccacacaggagagaaaccatTTGCATGTGATAATTGTGGTCGAAGGTTTCACgaaaaagcaaaacttaaaaCACACCTGAAAGTTCACTCAGTAGAACAACCGTTTTCTTGTGATGTTTGTGGCACCAGATTCAAAcgaaaggaaaatataaaaaagcacatgaggattcacacggCAGAGAAACCCTTTGTGTGTAGTGTTTGTAGGAAAAGATTTTCGCGACAAGAAACTCTAAAGAGACACATGCATgttcacacaggagagaaacgGTTCATGTGTAATGTTTGTAGTAAAGGATTTGCTCTGAAACATCACCTCAAGAACCACATGGAGGTTCACACTGCTCCGTTTAGCTGTGGGGACTGTAGTAAGTGTTTTGTAAATGAAATCCAGTTAGAGCGACATGTGAGAGTCCACTCAGAGGAGAGGCCGTTTGGGTGCGACATCTGTAAGACCAGATTTTATCAAAAGTGTCAGCTTGAAAATCACATGAGAGTCCATTCAGGTGAGAAACCGTTTGTGTGCACTGTTTGCAGTAAAGCATTTTCCCGACTTGGAAATCTGAAGAAACACATGGAGGTTCACAGGGGCTACAAAGAATGA